Proteins encoded in a region of the Triticum dicoccoides isolate Atlit2015 ecotype Zavitan chromosome 3A, WEW_v2.0, whole genome shotgun sequence genome:
- the LOC119273473 gene encoding LOW QUALITY PROTEIN: uncharacterized protein LOC119273473 (The sequence of the model RefSeq protein was modified relative to this genomic sequence to represent the inferred CDS: deleted 1 base in 1 codon; substituted 1 base at 1 genomic stop codon) — protein MASSEKRRASTSPSATALDSTTNPDSASPYFLPELIPLVANRXGLTTLQDFFALRAACRTYRDLLPPTPANLASQGSLLLFPHMASALGALFHAPLRRMLRFRLPCTRLGRPDPSFTEFYSFGCRVAIKYPDGYGTGRELSICHLLTGERARLPDPPDLRYSEEVVFSGDLVVTFRKFYRVLYYCHIGDAQWREAWCDEGHQLYNLMFMKGTLYALIYPDYRLAAVELDRNSVVLSFLGDRMIVSTVNKCPKFWLAEGRGELLLIVRVECNPWVYHVFYLQSGSSKWMRTTSLGGCSLFFNFHGFAGCLGPDHPAVRRDCLYFTGCSGKWSEYSLVDGAYHEFVIDCPGRTEHCGSPVWVLPNIC, from the exons ATGGCTTCGTCGGAGAAGCGCCGGGCGAGCACCTCGCCGTCGGCCACCGCCCTCGACTCCACCACAAACCCCGACTCGGCGTCGCCGTACTTCCTGCCGGAGCTGATCCCGTTGGTCGCGAACCGC TGAGGCCTGACGACCCTCCAGGACTTCTTCGCCCTCCGTGCTGCCTGCCGCACCTACCGGGATCTTCTCCCGCCGACGCCGGCCAACCTCGCCTCCCAGGGTTCGCTCCTCCTCTTCCCCCACATGGCCTCTGCGTTGGGAGCCCTCTTTCATGCCCCCCTCCGCCGCATGCTCCGCTTCCGCCTCCCCTGCACCCGCCTAGGTCGCCCCGACCCCAGCTTCACCGAGTTCTACTCCTTCGGCTGCCGCGTCGCCATCAAGTACCCCGACGGCTATGGCACCGGCCGCGAGCTCAGCATTTGCCACCTCCTCACAGGCGAGCGAGCCCGCCTGCCTGATCCCCCAGATCTAAGATACTCCGAAGAAGTCGTCTTTTCCGGCGACCTCGTCGTCACCTTCAGGAAATTCTACCGCGTCCTCTACTACTGCCACATTGGGGATGCTCAATGGCGAGAAGCGTGGTGCGATGAAGGCCACCAGCTTTACAATCTGATGTTCATGAAAGGCACTCTCTATGCGCTGATTTACCCAGATTAccgcctcgccgccgtcgagcTTGACAGGAATTCTGTGGTACTGTCGTTTCTTGGAGATAGAATGATTGTGTCGACAGTTAATAAATGTCCAAAGTTCTGGTTAGCAGAAGGTCGTGGTGAGTTATTGCTCATTGTCAGGGTGGAGTGCAATCCATGGGTGTACCATGTTTTCTATCTGCAATCCGGCAGTTCGAAGTGGATGAGGACTACTAGCCTTGGTGGTTGCAGCTTGTTCTTTAATTTCCATGGGTTTGCCGGTTGCCTTGGTCCAGATCATCCGGCAGTTCGAAGGGACTGCTTGTACTTCACTGGGTGCTCTGGGAAGTGGAGCGAGTATTCTTTGGTTGATGGGGCTTATCATGAATTCGTCATCGACTGCCCAGGGCGAACAGAGCATTGTGGATCTCCGGTTTGGGTCCTTCCAAACATTTGTTGA